From the Manihot esculenta cultivar AM560-2 chromosome 3, M.esculenta_v8, whole genome shotgun sequence genome, one window contains:
- the LOC110610355 gene encoding kinesin-like protein KIN-12C isoform X2: MSSSRFIPRNALSKTPQPQDEANENEFENSLNSAHFPPPRTPLNTISDPSQYHTEIHESDFLSKGKLERIRAARLSSKKFEPVDKAESFGTPRISIRHGKAHSEPNSSQNTPARSGSRVSLGGAVGAYAAGSRNTHFSKGKETSSSNRLSRGISIENSDFSVEAPHFELNEDPSFWADHNVQVLIRIRPLSNTETVAQEYGRCLRQASAQTLVWLGHPETRFTFDHIACETISQEKLFRVVGIPMVENCISGYNSCMFAYGQTGSGKTYTMMGEINHLEGNLSEDCGITPRIFEYLFSRIREEGDSRKNEKLRFSCKCSFLEIHNEQITDLLEPSSTNLQLREDLRKGVYVENLTEYDVKTVHDVNKLLSQGAANRKMAATNMNSESSRSHSVFTCIIESLWERDSMNHFRFARLNLVDLAGSERQKSSGAEGDRLKEAANINKSLSTLGLVIMSLVDLAHGKHRHVPYRDSRLTFLLQDSLGGNSKTTIIANVSPSMCSSQETLSTLKFAQRAKLIQNNAKVNEDASGDVSTLQRQIQQLKDQLSFLIKHHNLNTSLSSCVPNFEDSTLAIYPQMYNSSKENRATDGHNLTNSACEKFKCMEATLVGSLRREKMAETALRKLEAEIDHVKQFAFQKEEELKRTRMILRFREEKIKQLEILVDGALPVDHYLTEENKALKEEILQLQARIEKNPELTRFALENLKLLEQLQLFQNFYEQGERETLLAEVSELREQLLDMLERKLKCSSAYENQDNNILEELEDCRNMNSKLMREVVELRGELKNYSSCNEAALVNVTDSFSNHTEEIRHIDKCSLVETVSIVSESGDEMASYRLADDAYLKNKNNWKMDTKFLIEPMETEHTHLFKELPLKQELNPQFMEILNKKDKVERESVLKVGSECLELRNSEKQNKSLAMEGSEDVKSMVLQAKLEKLTRDLEQARILNCQYQEAQASKLSHQHQVELIHEQVEIETARAILHLQEEVTALHLEFNEKLSCMTQENMRLRNTIETKEEEIRMLCGEWERATFELTSFLVEGSKSLEDASGQIDSIICSFPQVNVWIREHVERAARACIDKEEAILRLEKSLEDAQEMVIEMELKLNSLKDATMALNGFPQSDTDQSMGEAINLGLLLNEKSNTIKMLESKLKVQENHNIEAEKRAHAALLVVKWLSDHHKVSSSNDIGRGIHISELSSPTEMGNHKILEIKDDSNALTVEDIEAHEDLESLVLESENAINSCYMDVDLHISALRTDVLQASTTYTKWFKALVNEIQELKCKFMELKESNTGFQSSIIKFQASESLELQKFENQLHVLCTIRDELAMMNERLKIIDDFLNKKINAHGYALMDEYLTEAEGWSADNCLSGYSTSGSEFSNESAILGNQLDGFSQTCCSKLNGRIHKQMVDLKLQTDSSVQSGSESSKKLFEKLSHDEAVTFCLRKELDMAFDAFNKLYIQLTTIFDETDVVNISYTVERNKMVHSFGMMMEMEEASSHNARKVVTDDEVSHASIFLSKCEEANEAMKEADHMLNALLKANENTKQLNGMWKQASEELMMERSQLLEENELLKSSICLKEEENKLLLDEISHGLVEIVNCVSLLEGSFLQMQREVEDRCKVLYSDLLSMGKDILHFFGSSSSSLEDIFSDIMEKEFALSVMYHCVVEEAIHKIPRFNLRSGIHPVEQPECQPIINAFHKVRSSGQDDIMISNKNVTKGEELVTDLEGGVLGVSYDNMVYENVSLKKELERKEVLLKGLLFDFSLLQEIASNKKDIKDETEMLILALSEVRHELQLRTSQLDSLLVQYKKIEGQLADTEDALFISKSELMHANERLDTLSDQNSELRILLKDLYLKRSQAEEQLAEQMEVVRGLEQEIIHLNSSLDRKLCSSVEGPEEDLLKVINEREKLREEVCSLNDKLEVTCALVDEKEAIAVEARQESEASKIYAEQKEEEVKILEHSVEELECTINVLEKKVYEMDEEVERHRLIRESLELELQALRHRLSTVDNFPDTLAADNTQYSKLELHEAHNQIRLLERDIAEKDKEIKQCKEYISELVLHSEAQASQYQEKYKTLEAMAHEVKIGLSNSTSAAPAQGRSEKSSVRTRGSSSPFRCISNLVQQMNLEKDQELSATRLRIEELEAVLASRQKEACSLNARLAAAESMTHDVIRDLLGVKLDMTNYANLIEQHQVQKLVEAAHLQTEEFQAMEQEILNLRRQINDLIEEKESCMSEINKKVADILAAQITVEQLQERDQLLSAQNEMLKMDKTNLLRRVAELDEMVKTLLGKQSSQQQIQQASKTKENSMLKMGDADLSKRLANSEKLLNRVNDELAQYRRFSRNHPHVKNYGHGSEFKQR, encoded by the exons ATGTCCAGTTCTCGATTCATCCCTCGAAATGCTCTTTCGAAGACTCCACAACCACAAGACGAAGCAAACGAGAATGAATTCGAAAACTCGCTGAATTCAGCTCACTTTCCGCCTCCCAGAACACCACTAAACACTATCTCTGATCCATCTCAGTATCACACAGAGATTCATGAATCCGATTTCCTCTCCAAGGGTAAGCTCGAAAGAATTCGAGCTGCTAGATTATCAAGCAAGAAATTTGAGCCTGTCGATAAAGCTGAAAGTTTTGGGACACCTAGGATTTCGATTCGTCATGGGAAAGCGCATTCGGAGCCCAATTCTTCACAGAATACTCCGGCGAGAAGTGGCTCCAGAGTTTCTCTCGGTGGAGCGGTCGGAGCTTATGCCGCTGGGTCTAGAAACACACACTTTAGTAAAGGAAAAGAAACGAGCTCTAGTAACAGGCTTTCAAGAGGGATATCCATAGAAAATTCTGATTTTTCAGTGGAAGCTCCGCATTTTGAGCTCAATGAAGATCCTTCATTCTGGGCGGATCACAACGTACAG GTTCTGATAAGAATTCGGCCACTTAGTAACACGGAGACAGTTGCACAAGAGTATGGTCGGTGTTTGAGACAGGCGAGTGCACAGACGTTAGTGTGGCTTGGTCATCCTGAGACCAGATTCACTTTTGATCACATAGCCTGCGAGACCATTTCCCAG GAAAAGCTATTCAGGGTCGTTGGGATACCTATGGTGGAGAACTGCATCTCAGGATATAACAGCTGTATGTTTGCTTATGGCCAG ACCGGTAGTGGCAAAACATATACCATGATGGGTGAGATAAATCACCTGGAAGGCAACCTCAGTGAAGATTGCGGGATAACCCCTCGCATATTTGAGTATTTATTTTCAAGGATTAGAGAA GAAGGAGATAGTAGGAAAAATGAAAAGTTAAGGTTCAGCTGCAAATGTTCTTTTCTGGAGATACACAATGAGCAAATAACAGATCTGTTAGAGCCTTCATCGACCAATTTGCAA CTAAGAGAAGATTTAAGGAAAGGTGTATACGTTGAAAACCTTACAGAATACGATGTAAAGACTGTTCATGATGTCAACAAGCTTCTGTCACAG GGTGCTGCAAACAGGAAAATGGCAGCAACCAACATGAACAGTGAAAGCAGTCGTTCTCATAGTGTTTTCACTTGTATCATTGAAAGCTTGTGGGAGAGAGATTCTATGAACCATTTTAGGTTTGCAAGATTAAATTTGGTAGATTTGGCTGGTTCTGAAAG GCAGAAAAGCTCTGGTGCAGAAGGAGATCGCCTAAAAGAAGCAGCAAATATAAACAAATCTTTATCAACTCTAGG GTTGGTGATAATGTCTTTGGTTGATTTGGCACATGGAAAACATAGACATGTTCCATACAGAGATTCTCGGCTGACGTTTCTACTTCag GATTCTTTGGGTGGAAACTCGAAAACAACAATTATAGCAAATGTCAGCCCATCTATGTG CTCTTCACAGGAAACACTAAGCACTCTGAAATTTGCCCAACGTGCAAAACTCATCCAAAATAAT GCTAAAGTAAATGAAGATGCTTCTGGTGATGTTAGTACTCTTCAGCGGCAAATCCAACAGTTAAAG GACCAACTGTCCTTTCTAATAAAGCATCATAACCTCAACACTTCTCTATCTAGTTGTGTGCCAAATTTTGAAGACTCTACATTGGCTATCTACCCTCAAATGTATAATTCCTCAAAAGAAAATAGAGCAACAGATGGCCATAATTTAACAAATAGTGCATGCGAGAAG TTCAAATGCATGGAAGCTACCTTAGTTGGTTCACTTAGGAGAGAAAAGATGGCAGAAACGGCACTCCGGAAGTTAGAGGCTGAAATAGATCATGTGAAGCAATTT GCTTTCCAAAAGGAGGAGGAATTGAAGCGAACCAGAATGATTCTACGATTTCGAGAGGAGAAAATTAAACAACTAGAGATTTTAGTGGATGGTGCATTGCCTGTTGATCATTATCTCACGGAGGAAAACAAAGCTTTAAAGGAAGAGATTCTGCAACTTCAAGCGAGAATTGAAAAAAATCCAGAATTGACACGTTTTGCTTTGGAAAATTTAAAACTTCTTGAGCAGCTTCAATT GTTTCAGAATTTTTATGAACAAGGAGAACGAGAAACACTGTTGGCTGAAGTCTCAGAATTACGTGAGCAG CTTTTGGACATGCTTGAAAGAAAGCTTAAATGCTCCTCTGCATATGAGAATCAG GATAACAATATTTTAGAAGAGTTGGAAGATTGCAGGAACATGAATTCCAAACTGATGAG AGAAGTAGTAGAATTAAGAGGGGAACTGAAAAATTATTCAAGCTGTAATGAAGCTGCTCTTGTTAAT GTAACAGATTCTTTTTCCAATCATACTGAGGAAATTAGGCATATAGATAAATGCTCATTG GTTGAAACTGTATCGATTGTAAGTGAGTCTGGAGATGAGATGGCATCTTATAGGCTGGCAGATGATGCATATctcaaaaacaaaaataattggAAGATGGATACTAAATTCTTAATTGAACCAATGGAAACTGAGCATACCCATCTATTTAAAGAACTGCCACTTAAACAGGAGCTGAATCCCCAGTTCATGGAAATCTTAAACAAGAAGGACAAAGTAGAAAGAGAATCTGTGCTTAAGGTTGGAAGTGAGTGTCTAGAATTACGAAATTCAGAAAAGCAGAATAAAAGTCTAGCAATGGAGGGTAGTGAAGATGTCAAAAGCATGGTGTTGCAAGCCAAGTTGGAGAAATTGACTAGAGACCTTGAGCAGGCAAGGATACTTAATTGCCAATATCAAGAGGCTCAGGCATCGAAATTATCTCATCAGCATCAAGTTGAATTAATCCATGAACAGGTTGAGATAGAGACTGCAAGAGCAATTCTTCATTTACAGGAGGAGGTTACGGCCCTCCATTTAGAATTTAATGAGAAATTATCTTGCATGACCCAAGAAAACATGAGGCTAAGGAACACCATAGAGACTAAAGAGGAAGAAATAAGGATGCTTTGTGGGGAGTGGGAAAGGGCAACATTTGAATTAACGAGCTTCCTTGTAGAAGGTTCAAAATCCCTTGAAGATGCCTCAGGTCAGATTGACAGTATAATCTGTTCATTTCCTCAAGTTAATGTTTGGATTAGAGAACACGTGGAGAGGGCTGCCAGAGCTTGCATTGACAAGGAGGAAGCAATTTTACGGCTAGAGAAAAGCTTGGAAGATGCACAGGAGATGGTGATAGAAATGGAGCTGAAGTTAAATTCCTTGAAGGATGCCACAATGGCTTTGAACGGATTTCCTCAATCCGACACTGATCAAAGCATGGGAGAGGCAATCAACTTGGGTTTGCTGTTAAATGAGAAGAGCAACACGATAAAAATGCTAGAGAGTAAACTCAAAGTTCAGGAGAATCACAATATTGAAGCAGAAAAACGTGCCCATGCCGCATTGCTGGTGGTGAAATGGCTGTCTGACCATCACAAGGTTTCTTCCAGTAATGACATTGGAAGAGGTATTCACATCTCAGAACTCTCTTCTCCCACTGAAATGGGCAACCATAAGATTCTTGAGATTAAAGATGATTCTAATGCTTTGACTGTGGAAGATATTGAGGCTCACGAGGATTTGGAAAGTTTAGTTTTGGAGTCTGAAAATGCAATTAATTCATGTTACATGGATGTAGATCTTCATATATCAGCCCTCCGAACAGATGTTCTTCAAGCTTCTACCACATACACTAAGTGGTTTAAAGCCTTGGTGAATGAAATTCAGGAGTTGAAGTGTAAATTTATGGAACTAAAGGAAAGTAATACAGGTTTTCAGTcttctataataaaatttcaagcaTCAGAATCACTTGAGCTTCAAAAGTTTGAGAACCAGTTGCATGTTCTGTGTACAATAAGGGATGAACTTGCTATGATGAATGAAAGGCTTAAAATCATTGATGATTTtcttaacaaaaaaataaatgcaCATGGCTATGCATTAATGGACGAATATTTAACAGAAGCAGAAGGCTGGAGTGCTGATAATTGTTTGTCAGGTTATTCCACATCTGGTTCTGAATTTTCAAATGAAAGTGCTATTTTAGGGAATCAATTGGATGGATTCTCACAGACATGCTGCTCTAAGTTAAATGGGAGGATACATAAACAGATGGTGGATCTGAAACTTCAAACAGACTCATCAGTTCAATCTGGATCAGAAAGTTCAAAGAAGCTGTTCGAAAAATTATCTCATGATGAAGCAGTGACATTCTGCCTGAGAAAAGAGCTGGATATGGCATTTGATGCATTCAACAAACTGTATATTCAACTAACCACAATTTTCGATGAGACTGATGTTGTGAATATCTCTTACACAGTAG AGAGGAACAAAATGGTCCATTCTTTTGGCATGATGATGGAGATGGAAGAAGCCTCCAGTCATAATGCCAGAAAG GTAGTCACTGATGACGAGGTTAGTCATGCTAGTATTTTCTTAAGCAAATGTGAGGAAGCCAATGAGGCAATGAAAGAAGCTGATCACATGTTGAATGCACTGCTAAAAGCTAATGAAAATACAAAACAATTGAATGGTATGTGGAAGCAAGCTAGTGAAGAACTGATGATGGAGAGATCACAACTACTTGAAGAAAATGAGCTACTTAAGTCTTCAATTTGtttgaaagaagaagagaacaaaTTATTACTGGATGAAATTTCTCATGGTCTGGTAGAAATAGTAAACTGTGTGTCTCTACTTGAAGGCAGTTTTCTGCAAATGCAGAGAGAAGTGGAAGACAGATGTAAGGTTTTATATTCAGATCTCTTATCTATGGGAAAAGATATACTTCACTTTTTTGGCAGCTCAAGTTCATCACTTGAAGATATTTTCTCTGATATAATGGAGAAGGAATTTGCCCTTTCTGTGATGTACCATTGTGTTGTAGAAGAGGCTATCCACAAAATTCCGCGATTTAATTTAAGATCAGGAATTCACCCAGTTGAGCAGCCAGAATGTCAGCCAATAATAAATGCTTTTCATAAAGTTCGTTCCAGTGGACAAGATGATATTATGATTTCCAATAAAAATGTTACTAAGGGAGAGGAATTGGTCACAGACTTGGAAGGAGGAGTGCTGGGGGTATCATATGATAATATGGTATATGAAAATGTGTCTCTTAAGAAAGAATTGGAAAGGAAAGAAGTTTTATTGAAGGGTTTGCTTTTTGATTTTAGCTTGCTGCAAGAAATAGCCTCAAATAAGAAGGACATCAAAGATGAAACTGAAATGCTAATTTTGGCTTTAAGTGAAGTTCGACATGAGCTACAGTTGAGAACAAGTCAGCTTGATAGCCTGCTGgttcaatataaaaaaattgaaggcCAACTGGCTGATACTGAAGATGCTTTATTCATTTCGAAGTCCGAGCTTATGCATGCTAATGAAAGATTAGATACTTTGTCGGACCAAAATTCTGAGTTAAGGATCCTTCTAAAAGATCTCTATCTCAAAAGATCTCAAGCTGAAGAACAATTGGCAGAACAAATGGAAGTTGTCAGAGGGCTGGAACAGGAAATTATTCACTTAAATTCTTCTCTGGACAGAAAATTGTGCTCTTCAGTTGAAGGCCCTGAGGAAGACCTATTAAAGGTCATTAATGAGAGAGAGAAACTCCGTGAAGAGGTTTGCTCCTTGAATGATAAGCTTGAGGTGACATGTGCATTAGTAGATGAAAAGGAAGCTATTGCTGTTGAAGCGCGGCAG gAGTCAGAGGCAAGTAAAATATATGCTGAACAGAAGGAAGAAGAGGTCAAGATTTTAGAACATTCTGTTGAAGAGCTTGAATGTACCATAAACGTACTGGAGAAGAAG GTATATGAAATGGATGAGGAGGTAGAAAGACATAGGTTGATTAGGGAATCATTAGAACTGGAACTCCAAGCTTTGAGACACAGATTATCAACAGTCGATAACTTCCCTGACACTTTGGCTGCTGATAACAC GCAATACAGTAAACTGGAACTGCATGAGGCACATAATCAGATACGACTTCTTGAGAGGGATATTGCAGAAAAGGATAAAGAG ATCAAGCAATGCAAAGAGTACATCTCTGAACTCGTCTTGCATTCCGAGGCCCAGGCATCACAATACCAAGAGAAG TACAAGACTTTAGAAGCCATGGCTCATGAAGTTAAAATAGGTTTATCAAATTCAACATCAGCAGCACCTGCACAGGGTAGAAGTGAGAAAAGCTCAGTGAGAACAAGGGGCTCAAGCTCACCATTTAGATGCATTTCAAATTTGGTTCAGCAGATGAATTTGGAGAAGGATCAGGAATTATCAGCGACAAGGCTTCGCATAGAAGAGCTAGAAGCAGTGTTGGCTAGTCGGCAAAAGGAG GCATGTTCGTTAAATGCAAGACTGGCTGCAGCAGAAAGCATGACACATGACGTCATCCGTGATTTACTTGGTGTCAAATTGGATATGACTAACTATGCG AATTTGATTGAGCAGCATCAGGTCCAGAAATTAGTGGAGGCAGCTCATCTGCAGACAGAAGAGTTCCAGGCAATG GAGCAAGAAATCCTGAACCTCAGGAGACAGATTAATGATCTCATCGAGGAAAAAGAGAG TTGCATGTctgaaataaataagaaagtAGCAGATATACTTGCTGCTCAGATCACTGTAGAGCAACTGCAGGAGCGGGATCAGTTGCTTTCTGCACAGAATGAAATGTTGAAG ATGGACAAAACCAATCTACTGAGAAGAGTTGCAGAACTGGATGAGATGGTAAAAACCCTTCTTGGAAAACAAAGTAGCCAACAGCAGATTCAACAGGCATCAAAAACTAAG GAGAATAGCATGTTGAAAATGGGGGATGCTGATTTAAGCAAGAGGCTAGCAAACTCGGAAAAGCTTCTTAATCGGGTGAATGATGAACTTGCTCAGTACCGCAGATTTAGCAGAAATCATCCACACGTCAAAAACTATGGGCATGGCTCGGAATTTAAACAGAGGTAG